Proteins found in one Drosophila busckii strain San Diego stock center, stock number 13000-0081.31 chromosome 2R, ASM1175060v1, whole genome shotgun sequence genomic segment:
- the LOC108596429 gene encoding probable enoyl-CoA hydratase, mitochondrial, whose amino-acid sequence MANIAKLFTVRAQTLLQTAARQPQVATRFSSSNSWEYIKTEVTGEKKNVAVITLNRPKALNALCNGLMLELSTALKSYGKDQSIAAIVLTGSEKAFAAGADIKEMAPNTYSQCIQGNFLNDWTEVARTQKPIIAAVNGYALGGGCELAMMCDIIYAGDKAKFGQPEIALGTIPGAGGTQRLTRVVGKSKAMEMCLTGNMINATEAEKVGLVSKVIPADQLLGEAVKLGEKIGTHSSLIVQLCKEAVNTAYETTLQEGLKFERRTFHATFSTADRKEGMQAFVDKRPANFKNE is encoded by the exons ATGGCCAACATTGCTAAACTGTTCACTGTGCGTGCACAAACTCTGCTGCAGACAGCCGCCCGTCAGCCCCAAGTAGCCACACGCTTCAGCAGCT CCAACAGTTGGGAATATATCAAGACCGAAGTGACTGGAGAGaagaaaaatgttgctgttattaCATTGAACAGACCCAAGGCATTGAATGCTTTGTGCAATGGCCTGATGCTGGAGCTGTCCACTGCCTTGAAGAGCTATGGCAAGGATCAGAGCATTGCTGCCATTGTGCTGACTGGTAGCGAAAAGGCATTCGCCGCTGGCGCTGACATCAAGGAGATGGCACCCAACACATACTCCCAGTGCATTCAGGGCAACTTCCTCAATGATTGGACTGAGGTGGCACGCACCCAGAAGCCAATCATTGCTGCTGTGAATGGCTACGCGCTTGGTGGTGGCTGTGAGCTGGCCATGATGTGCGACATTATTTATGCAGGCGATAAGGCCAAATTTGGCCAGCCCGAGATTGCGCTCGGCACCATTCCCGGCGCTGGTGGCACTCAGCGTCTAACGCGTGTGGTTGGCAAGTCCAAGGCTATGGAAATGTGCCTGACTGGCAACATGATCAATGCCACAGAGGCCGAAAAGGTGGGTCTGGTTAGCAAGGTTATCCCAGCTGATCAGCTGTTGGGCGAAGCTGTTAAGCTAGGCGAGAAGATTGGCACACACTCGAGCTTGATTGTGCAGCTATGCAAGGAGGCCGTCAACACAGCCTATGAGACCACATTGCAGGAGGGTCTGAAGTTCGAGCGTCGCACGTTCCATGCTACCTTCTCGACT GCTGATCGCAAGGAAGGCATGCAAGCCTTTGTGGATAAACGCCCCGCCAATTTCAAGAACGAATAA
- the LOC108596430 gene encoding synaptogyrin isoform X1: MDVLNQILNINAGGAYGGGKAGGAFDPVTFAMKPQVVIRALCWLFSVVVFGCISSEGWVEKEGKEMCLYNDDAMACKYGNMVGVFGFLASMGFIGGEFLFERMSSVKSRKRYVMADMGFSAFWTFMYFVAFLYLWSQWSSAPMPPLGIGAGSMKTAIVFCFFSIFSWALCAFMAYKRFLIGAGDEFTSAFETDPANVVHQQAYSYSMDNDNEQYSASPFGQPQQAGMEQQSGGMEYQQPTY, from the exons atggATGTGCTCAATCAAATACTTAATATCAATGCTGGTGGCGCCTATGGCGGAGGCAAGGCGGGTGGCGCCTTTGATCCAGTCACATTCGCCATGAAACCCCAAGTTGTTATACGCGCACTCTGCTGG CTCTTTTCTGTTGTCGTCTTTGGCTGCATATCCAGCGAGGGCTGGGTGGAGAAGGAGGGCAAAGAGATGTGTCTATATAATGATGATGCCATGGCTTGCAAATATGGCAACATGGTGGGCGTATTTGGTTTTCTCGCCTCCATGGGCTTCATCGGTGGTGAGTTTCTATTCGAACGTATGTCATCGGTGAAGAGCAGAAAGCGTTACGTCATGGCCGATATGGGCTTCTCAG CTTTCTGGACCTTTATGTACTTTGTGGCTTTCTTGTACTTGTGGTCGCAGTGGAGCTCAGCACCCATGCCGCCCCTTGGGATTGGAGCTGGCAGCATGAAGACTGCCATTGTGTTTTGCTTCTTCTCCATATTCAGCTGG gCTTTGTGCGCCTTTATGGCCTATAAACGCTTTTTGATTGGCGCTGGTGATGAGTTCACCTCGGCCTTCGAAACGGATCCGGCCAACGTAGTGCATCAGCAGGCCTATAGCTACTCCATGGATAACGATAATGAGCAGTATAGCGCCTCACCCTTTGGACAGCCACAGCAGG CAGGCATGGAACAGCAATCAGGAGGCATGGAGTACCAGCAACCCACCTATTAA
- the LOC108596430 gene encoding synaptogyrin isoform X2, whose product MDVLNQILNINAGGAYGGGKAGGAFDPVTFAMKPQVVIRALCWLFSVVVFGCISSEGWVEKEGKEMCLYNDDAMACKYGNMVGVFGFLASMGFIGGEFLFERMSSVKSRKRYVMADMGFSAFWTFMYFVAFLYLWSQWSSAPMPPLGIGAGSMKTAIVFCFFSIFSWALCAFMAYKRFLIGAGDEFTSAFETDPANVVHQQAYSYSMDNDNEQYSASPFGQPQQGMEQQSGGMEYQQPTY is encoded by the exons atggATGTGCTCAATCAAATACTTAATATCAATGCTGGTGGCGCCTATGGCGGAGGCAAGGCGGGTGGCGCCTTTGATCCAGTCACATTCGCCATGAAACCCCAAGTTGTTATACGCGCACTCTGCTGG CTCTTTTCTGTTGTCGTCTTTGGCTGCATATCCAGCGAGGGCTGGGTGGAGAAGGAGGGCAAAGAGATGTGTCTATATAATGATGATGCCATGGCTTGCAAATATGGCAACATGGTGGGCGTATTTGGTTTTCTCGCCTCCATGGGCTTCATCGGTGGTGAGTTTCTATTCGAACGTATGTCATCGGTGAAGAGCAGAAAGCGTTACGTCATGGCCGATATGGGCTTCTCAG CTTTCTGGACCTTTATGTACTTTGTGGCTTTCTTGTACTTGTGGTCGCAGTGGAGCTCAGCACCCATGCCGCCCCTTGGGATTGGAGCTGGCAGCATGAAGACTGCCATTGTGTTTTGCTTCTTCTCCATATTCAGCTGG gCTTTGTGCGCCTTTATGGCCTATAAACGCTTTTTGATTGGCGCTGGTGATGAGTTCACCTCGGCCTTCGAAACGGATCCGGCCAACGTAGTGCATCAGCAGGCCTATAGCTACTCCATGGATAACGATAATGAGCAGTATAGCGCCTCACCCTTTGGACAGCCACAGCAGG GCATGGAACAGCAATCAGGAGGCATGGAGTACCAGCAACCCACCTATTAA
- the LOC108596431 gene encoding cathepsin L: MNLLKFIFAALALLLIFALEASAAPATSTAVQTAGEARGTVTGGCFVDAWNGFKHKYKKNYNSDVEEQRRRRIFCRNVQEIVKHNSEFRAQKQSYAKGINEFADLTSAEWEAMYLM, translated from the exons ATGAacttgttgaaatttatttttgccgcACTTGCGCTGCTTCTAATCTTTGCTTTGGAAGCTTCGGCAGCGCCCGCCACGTCAACTGCAGTGCAAACTGCTGGAGAAGCTAGAGGAACTGTCACAGGTGGATGTTTTGTGGACGCCTGGAATGGTTTCAAg cataaatataaaaagaattacaATTCAGATGTCGAAGAGCAACGACGACGCAGAATCTTTTGCAGAAATGTGCAAGAGATAGTGAAACACAATTCGGAATTCAGGgctcaaaagcaaagctatgCCAAAGGCATAAATGAATTTGCGGATCTAACTTCAGCTGAGTGGGAAGCCAtgtatttaatgtaa
- the LOC108596428 gene encoding cathepsin L1, whose translation MMWKCKWETFQLMRLLLVLSILSAVSCQVLQSFPKLCDVRNFDDFLQKTGKSYVDERERDYRESIFLAKKSLVDLTNTRAGGYKLSLNILADMTRKEVVTLLGSKISTQGEELTGRHINFVPATTIELSDNLPDAFDWRVEGGVTAAGFQGVGCGSCWSFATTGALEGHLFRRTGLLVPLSQQNLMDCADDYGNMGCDGGFQEYGFEYIRDHGITLANKYPYVQYEMQCKQNETAGRYPRESLVKIRDYARIDPGDEQKMKQVIATLGPLACSMNAGAISFEQYDGGIYDDEECNADDVNHSVVVVGYGSENGRDYWIVKNSYSENWGESGFMRLPRNANSFCGIASECSYPIL comes from the exons atGATGTGGAAATGTAAATGGGAGACATTTCAACTgatgcgactgctgctggtgctgagcATTTTAAGTGCCGTCTCATGCCAAGTGCTGCAGTCATTTCCCAAGCTCTGCGATGTGCGCAATTTCGACGACTTTCTGCAAAAGACTGGCAAGAGCTATGTGGATGAGCGGGAGCGGGATTATCGCGAGAGCATCTTTCTGGCCAAGAAGTCGCTGGTGGACTTGACCAACACTCGTGCAGGCGGCTACAAGCTGAGCCTCAACATCTTGGCGGATATGACGCGCAAAGAAGTTGTCACGCTGCTGGGCTCCAAGATCTCAACGCAGggcga GGAACTCACCGGGCGTCACATAAACTTTGTGCCAGCCACAACAATTGAGTTGAGTGACAATCTGCCGGATGCGTTTGATTGGCGTGTAGAGGGCGGCGTGACGGCGGCGGGATTTCAAGGTGTGGGCTGTGGCTCTTGCTGGTCGTTTGCCACGACGGGCGCACTGGAGGGTCATCTGTTCCGGCGCACTGGTCTGCTGGTGCCGCTGTCGCAGCAAAATCTGATGGACTGTGCCGACGACTACGGCAACATGGGCTGCGACGGCGGCTTCCAGGAGTACGGCTTCGAGTATATACGCGATCATGGGATTACACTGGCCAACAAGTATCCCTATGTGCAGTACGAGATgcagtgcaaacaaaatgaaaccgCTGGGCGCTATCCACGCGAGAGTCTCGTCAAGATTCGCGACTATGCGCGCATTGATCCAGGCGATGAGCAAAAGATGAAGCAGGTGATTGCCACGCTGGGACCGCTGGCCTGCTCGATGAATGCAGGCGCCATATCCTTTGAACAATACGATGGCGGCATCTACGACGATGAGGAGTGCAATGCCGACGATGTTAACCACTCGGTTGTAGTGGTGGGCTATGGCTCCGAGAACGGACGCGACTATTGGATTGTCAAGAACTCGTACTCGGAGAACTGGGGCGAGTCCGGCTTCATGCGCTTGCCACGCAATGCAAACAGCTTTTGTGGCATTGCTAGCGAATGCAGCTATCCCATACTTTGA
- the LOC108595098 gene encoding zinc finger protein Xfin isoform X1, which translates to MADTISTAASSMDLGGNNGLIVDMTPTAAALLHHNALALRSLKEAAAAVSASEAEQTDARSLAATPTPTNLSTGAHSPPLSFRCERCDNFETNSRASLLLHVVQCLAAGQAAAAVAAAAVRLKSEEHEEPENMSVSHMETAKSGGGGNYGCWCGRRLMDGWEVYLKSSASSFTCKSNGRTAAYMVLWARRVGATNASRKVFECDVCNMKFSNGANMRRHKMRHTGVKPYECRVCQKRFFRKDHLAEHFTTHTKTLPYHCPICNRGFQRQIAMRAHFQNEHVGQHDLVKTCPLCSYRAGSMKSLRIHFFNRHGIDLDNPGPGGTSSLLLALESQASAAAAAAAASYVPQALANLPQQQQQQPQVPPPASHQSDSGESVRSLENATPPMHFLTPHVEISTLNEQGNTELYNLICVLRESALQGNNNNNSTNINNNNGELDTGNSCEKLKEHTLILQAPQDLPMDCNTKATPIASSTTKSHHQHHHHHHHENHITPSISLIPIKQEPLLEDAEKKDSLLNGHADANSDSELSTNNNNNNNRITSLIKVSPLKSLLREDLKRRICAKANNRITRNATPLEHELQNMPQNMTNGSGGNGAASNSSGSATPNGSHNGSSGTPICNGTITSTGQESELLLNRKQILTCHFCGIEFPDETLYFLHKGCHCESNPWKCNICGEQLNNVYEFNSHLLSKSHQ; encoded by the exons ATGGCCGATACAATAAGCACAGCAGCTAGCAGCATGGACCTGGGCGGCAACAATGGGCTCATCGTGGATATGACGCCgacggcggcagcgctgctgcatcACAATGCGCTGGCGCTGCGCAGTCTGAAggaagcggcggcggctgtcAGTGCAAGTGAAGCGGAACAAACGGATGCGCGCTcgctggcagcgacgccgacgccgacgaaCCTCAGCACGGGCGCGCACTCACCGCCGCTGAGTTTTCGCTGCGAGCGCTGCGATAACTTTGAGACAAATTCgcgagcgtcgctgctgctgcatgtggtGCAATGTTTGGCGGCGgggcaggcggcggcggcagtggcggcggcagcggtgCGGCTGAAGAGCGAGGAGCATGAGGAGCCGGAAAATATGAGCGTTAGTCATATGGAGACGGCCAAATCAGGCGGCGGCGGTAATTACGGGTGCTGGTGCGGCAGGCGGCTCATGGACGGATGGGAGGTATATCTCAAGTCTTCCGCCAGCAGTTTCACCTGCAAGAGTAATGGCAGAACGGCAGCTTATATGGTGCTATGGGCTAGGCGAGTAGGCGCAACAAACGCATCACGCAAAGTTTTCGAATGCGATGTTTGCAACATGAAGTTCTCAAATGGCGCCAATATGCGGCGCCACAAGATGCGGCACACGGGCGTGAAGCCCTACGAGTGCCGCGTCTGCCAGAAGCGTTTCTTTCGCAAGGACCATCTGGCCGAGCATTTCACCACGCACACCAAAACATTGCCCTACCATTGCCCCATCTGCAATCGCGGCTTCCAGCGCCAGATCGCCATGCGCGCTCACTTCCAGAACGAGCATGTGGGTCAGCACGATCTGGTGAAGACCTGCCCGCTCTGCAGTTATCGTGCCGGCTCCATGAAGTCGCTGCGCATACATTTCTTCAATCGTCATGGCATCGATCTGGACAATCCCGGGCCGGGTGGCActtcgtcgctgctgctggcactggAGTCGCAGGCAtcagcggcggctgctgcagcagcggccagCTATGTGCCACAAGCGCTGGccaacttgccacagcagcagcagcagcagccacaggtGCCGCCACCGGCGAGTCATCAAAGTGATAGCGGCGAATCGGTGCGTTCGCTGGAgaatgccacgccccccatGCACTTTCTCACGCCGCACGTGGAGATCTCCACGCTCAACGAGCAGGGCAACACGGAACTCTACAAT CTGATTTGCGTTTTGCGTGAATCTGCTTTAcagggcaacaacaacaacaacagcacaaacatcaacaacaacaatggggaGTTGGACACTGGCAACAGCTGTGAGAAGCTCAAGGAGCACACGCTGATTCTGCAAGCGCCGCAAGATTTGCCCATGGATTGCAACACAAAGGCCACGCCCATTGCCAGCAGCACTACCAAGAGCCATCaccaacatcatcatcatcaccatcatgAGAATCACATAACGCCCTCCATAAGTCTCATACCCATCAAACAG GAACCTTTGCTGGAGGATGCGGAGAAGAAGGACTCACTGCTCAATGGTCATGCGGATGCCAATAGCGACTCCGAGCttagcaccaacaacaataataataataacagaaTCACCTCATTGATCAAG GTCTCCCCACTCAAGTCGCTGCTGCGCGAGGATCTGAAGCGACGCATTTGCGCCAAGGCCAACAATCGCATAACACGCAATGCCACACCGCTGGAGCATGAGCTGCAGAACATGCCACAAAATATGACGaatggcagcggcggcaatggAGCTGCCTCCAACTCCAGCGGCTCAGCCACGCCCAATGGCAGCCACAATGGCAGCAGTGGCACGCCCATTTGCAATGGCACCATTACCTCGACGGGCCAGGAGagcgagctgctgctcaatcgCAAGCAGATACTCACTTGCCACTTTTGTGGCATCGAGTTTCCGGATGAGACGCTCTACTTTCTGCACAAGGGCTGCCACTGCGAGAGTAATCCGTGGAAGTGCAACATCTGTGGCGAGCAGCTGAACAATGTCTATGAGTTCAACTCGCATTTGCTGAGCAAGAGCCATCAATAG
- the LOC108595098 gene encoding zinc finger protein Xfin isoform X2, giving the protein MADTISTAASSMDLGGNNGLIVDMTPTAAALLHHNALALRSLKEAAAAVSASEAEQTDARSLAATPTPTNLSTGAHSPPLSFRCERCDNFETNSRASLLLHVVQCLAAGQAAAAVAAAAVRLKSEEHEEPENMSVSHMETAKSGGGGNYGCWCGRRLMDGWEVYLKSSASSFTCKSNGRTAAYMVLWARRVGATNASRKVFECDVCNMKFSNGANMRRHKMRHTGVKPYECRVCQKRFFRKDHLAEHFTTHTKTLPYHCPICNRGFQRQIAMRAHFQNEHVGQHDLVKTCPLCSYRAGSMKSLRIHFFNRHGIDLDNPGPGGTSSLLLALESQASAAAAAAAASYVPQALANLPQQQQQQPQVPPPASHQSDSGESVRSLENATPPMHFLTPHVEISTLNEQGNTELYNGNNNNNSTNINNNNGELDTGNSCEKLKEHTLILQAPQDLPMDCNTKATPIASSTTKSHHQHHHHHHHENHITPSISLIPIKQEPLLEDAEKKDSLLNGHADANSDSELSTNNNNNNNRITSLIKVSPLKSLLREDLKRRICAKANNRITRNATPLEHELQNMPQNMTNGSGGNGAASNSSGSATPNGSHNGSSGTPICNGTITSTGQESELLLNRKQILTCHFCGIEFPDETLYFLHKGCHCESNPWKCNICGEQLNNVYEFNSHLLSKSHQ; this is encoded by the exons ATGGCCGATACAATAAGCACAGCAGCTAGCAGCATGGACCTGGGCGGCAACAATGGGCTCATCGTGGATATGACGCCgacggcggcagcgctgctgcatcACAATGCGCTGGCGCTGCGCAGTCTGAAggaagcggcggcggctgtcAGTGCAAGTGAAGCGGAACAAACGGATGCGCGCTcgctggcagcgacgccgacgccgacgaaCCTCAGCACGGGCGCGCACTCACCGCCGCTGAGTTTTCGCTGCGAGCGCTGCGATAACTTTGAGACAAATTCgcgagcgtcgctgctgctgcatgtggtGCAATGTTTGGCGGCGgggcaggcggcggcggcagtggcggcggcagcggtgCGGCTGAAGAGCGAGGAGCATGAGGAGCCGGAAAATATGAGCGTTAGTCATATGGAGACGGCCAAATCAGGCGGCGGCGGTAATTACGGGTGCTGGTGCGGCAGGCGGCTCATGGACGGATGGGAGGTATATCTCAAGTCTTCCGCCAGCAGTTTCACCTGCAAGAGTAATGGCAGAACGGCAGCTTATATGGTGCTATGGGCTAGGCGAGTAGGCGCAACAAACGCATCACGCAAAGTTTTCGAATGCGATGTTTGCAACATGAAGTTCTCAAATGGCGCCAATATGCGGCGCCACAAGATGCGGCACACGGGCGTGAAGCCCTACGAGTGCCGCGTCTGCCAGAAGCGTTTCTTTCGCAAGGACCATCTGGCCGAGCATTTCACCACGCACACCAAAACATTGCCCTACCATTGCCCCATCTGCAATCGCGGCTTCCAGCGCCAGATCGCCATGCGCGCTCACTTCCAGAACGAGCATGTGGGTCAGCACGATCTGGTGAAGACCTGCCCGCTCTGCAGTTATCGTGCCGGCTCCATGAAGTCGCTGCGCATACATTTCTTCAATCGTCATGGCATCGATCTGGACAATCCCGGGCCGGGTGGCActtcgtcgctgctgctggcactggAGTCGCAGGCAtcagcggcggctgctgcagcagcggccagCTATGTGCCACAAGCGCTGGccaacttgccacagcagcagcagcagcagccacaggtGCCGCCACCGGCGAGTCATCAAAGTGATAGCGGCGAATCGGTGCGTTCGCTGGAgaatgccacgccccccatGCACTTTCTCACGCCGCACGTGGAGATCTCCACGCTCAACGAGCAGGGCAACACGGAACTCTACAAT ggcaacaacaacaacaacagcacaaacatcaacaacaacaatggggaGTTGGACACTGGCAACAGCTGTGAGAAGCTCAAGGAGCACACGCTGATTCTGCAAGCGCCGCAAGATTTGCCCATGGATTGCAACACAAAGGCCACGCCCATTGCCAGCAGCACTACCAAGAGCCATCaccaacatcatcatcatcaccatcatgAGAATCACATAACGCCCTCCATAAGTCTCATACCCATCAAACAG GAACCTTTGCTGGAGGATGCGGAGAAGAAGGACTCACTGCTCAATGGTCATGCGGATGCCAATAGCGACTCCGAGCttagcaccaacaacaataataataataacagaaTCACCTCATTGATCAAG GTCTCCCCACTCAAGTCGCTGCTGCGCGAGGATCTGAAGCGACGCATTTGCGCCAAGGCCAACAATCGCATAACACGCAATGCCACACCGCTGGAGCATGAGCTGCAGAACATGCCACAAAATATGACGaatggcagcggcggcaatggAGCTGCCTCCAACTCCAGCGGCTCAGCCACGCCCAATGGCAGCCACAATGGCAGCAGTGGCACGCCCATTTGCAATGGCACCATTACCTCGACGGGCCAGGAGagcgagctgctgctcaatcgCAAGCAGATACTCACTTGCCACTTTTGTGGCATCGAGTTTCCGGATGAGACGCTCTACTTTCTGCACAAGGGCTGCCACTGCGAGAGTAATCCGTGGAAGTGCAACATCTGTGGCGAGCAGCTGAACAATGTCTATGAGTTCAACTCGCATTTGCTGAGCAAGAGCCATCAATAG
- the LOC108595098 gene encoding ikaros family zinc finger protein isoform X3, whose product MKFSNGANMRRHKMRHTGVKPYECRVCQKRFFRKDHLAEHFTTHTKTLPYHCPICNRGFQRQIAMRAHFQNEHVGQHDLVKTCPLCSYRAGSMKSLRIHFFNRHGIDLDNPGPGGTSSLLLALESQASAAAAAAAASYVPQALANLPQQQQQQPQVPPPASHQSDSGESVRSLENATPPMHFLTPHVEISTLNEQGNTELYNLICVLRESALQGNNNNNSTNINNNNGELDTGNSCEKLKEHTLILQAPQDLPMDCNTKATPIASSTTKSHHQHHHHHHHENHITPSISLIPIKQEPLLEDAEKKDSLLNGHADANSDSELSTNNNNNNNRITSLIKVSPLKSLLREDLKRRICAKANNRITRNATPLEHELQNMPQNMTNGSGGNGAASNSSGSATPNGSHNGSSGTPICNGTITSTGQESELLLNRKQILTCHFCGIEFPDETLYFLHKGCHCESNPWKCNICGEQLNNVYEFNSHLLSKSHQ is encoded by the exons ATGAAGTTCTCAAATGGCGCCAATATGCGGCGCCACAAGATGCGGCACACGGGCGTGAAGCCCTACGAGTGCCGCGTCTGCCAGAAGCGTTTCTTTCGCAAGGACCATCTGGCCGAGCATTTCACCACGCACACCAAAACATTGCCCTACCATTGCCCCATCTGCAATCGCGGCTTCCAGCGCCAGATCGCCATGCGCGCTCACTTCCAGAACGAGCATGTGGGTCAGCACGATCTGGTGAAGACCTGCCCGCTCTGCAGTTATCGTGCCGGCTCCATGAAGTCGCTGCGCATACATTTCTTCAATCGTCATGGCATCGATCTGGACAATCCCGGGCCGGGTGGCActtcgtcgctgctgctggcactggAGTCGCAGGCAtcagcggcggctgctgcagcagcggccagCTATGTGCCACAAGCGCTGGccaacttgccacagcagcagcagcagcagccacaggtGCCGCCACCGGCGAGTCATCAAAGTGATAGCGGCGAATCGGTGCGTTCGCTGGAgaatgccacgccccccatGCACTTTCTCACGCCGCACGTGGAGATCTCCACGCTCAACGAGCAGGGCAACACGGAACTCTACAAT CTGATTTGCGTTTTGCGTGAATCTGCTTTAcagggcaacaacaacaacaacagcacaaacatcaacaacaacaatggggaGTTGGACACTGGCAACAGCTGTGAGAAGCTCAAGGAGCACACGCTGATTCTGCAAGCGCCGCAAGATTTGCCCATGGATTGCAACACAAAGGCCACGCCCATTGCCAGCAGCACTACCAAGAGCCATCaccaacatcatcatcatcaccatcatgAGAATCACATAACGCCCTCCATAAGTCTCATACCCATCAAACAG GAACCTTTGCTGGAGGATGCGGAGAAGAAGGACTCACTGCTCAATGGTCATGCGGATGCCAATAGCGACTCCGAGCttagcaccaacaacaataataataataacagaaTCACCTCATTGATCAAG GTCTCCCCACTCAAGTCGCTGCTGCGCGAGGATCTGAAGCGACGCATTTGCGCCAAGGCCAACAATCGCATAACACGCAATGCCACACCGCTGGAGCATGAGCTGCAGAACATGCCACAAAATATGACGaatggcagcggcggcaatggAGCTGCCTCCAACTCCAGCGGCTCAGCCACGCCCAATGGCAGCCACAATGGCAGCAGTGGCACGCCCATTTGCAATGGCACCATTACCTCGACGGGCCAGGAGagcgagctgctgctcaatcgCAAGCAGATACTCACTTGCCACTTTTGTGGCATCGAGTTTCCGGATGAGACGCTCTACTTTCTGCACAAGGGCTGCCACTGCGAGAGTAATCCGTGGAAGTGCAACATCTGTGGCGAGCAGCTGAACAATGTCTATGAGTTCAACTCGCATTTGCTGAGCAAGAGCCATCAATAG